In the genome of Candidatus Methylomirabilota bacterium, the window CCTGTCGGTGGGCCACCCGCCCGGCGACCTCGGGACGCGCGGGGTCCAGCGGGCGGCGATCTTCCTCGAGCGCGTCGCGGTGTCCCCCGCCGATGCGCTCGGAGGCGCCGCCGGCGGCGGCGGCGCCTCCCAGGACGCGACGCTCGCGCTCCTCCGCCTCGGCGCGGCCGCGACGGCGGTGGGCCTCGCCCAGGCCGCGTTCGAGGCCGCGCTCCGCTACTCGCAGCAGCGCTCGACCTTCGGCAAGCCCATCTGCCAGCACCAGGCGATCCAGCTGAAGCTCGCCGACATGGCCACGCGCACGGCCGCGGCGCGGCTCCTCGTGTACGACGCGGCCGGGCGCGGCGGCGAGTGGCCGGCGCTCGCCCGGGTGCTCGCGGCGGAGACCGCCTGCGACGTCACGCTCGAGGCGATGCGCGTGCACGGCGGCTACGGCTACACCACCGAGTTCCCCGTCGAGCGCTACTACCGCGACGCCGCGCAGCTCCTCTCGATCCCGCTCGAGATCGACCTCGAGCGCCGCGACGTCGTCGAGGCGCTGGTGGCGCAGCTCCGGCCGCGACCCGACGAGCGCGCGCGCTAGGACGGCGACGATGCCCTACGGGCGGTGGTTCGAGGACGAGGCGGCGCCAGTATCCGCGATCTGGACGGGAGCGCCCCGCGGATGACGATCCCGTCCTGTCCCACCACTACCTCGTCGCCTGCTGGACTCTCGGTTGCGCCAGCGGTGCGATTCCCTCACGGCAAGACCTTCCGGTGGACGGTGATGCGGCGCCCGTCGGTGGGCGCGCGG includes:
- a CDS encoding acyl-CoA dehydrogenase family protein; translation: MVLAVRQFVEKAVVPVAQALDAGRAWPGELVRALGELGVFGALVPAGDGGLGLDLRTYAMLVEELARGSAALATVLVAHAAAAHAVARFGAPEQRARLLGPLTRGERLATPAWRGLAEATPDQGRWVLDGLAIAENAPRADVLLVWAETRETDRTCFVLSRDAPGLSVGHPPGDLGTRGVQRAAIFLERVAVSPADALGGAAGGGGASQDATLALLRLGAAATAVGLAQAAFEAALRYSQQRSTFGKPICQHQAIQLKLADMATRTAAARLLVYDAAGRGGEWPALARVLAAETACDVTLEAMRVHGGYGYTTEFPVERYYRDAAQLLSIPLEIDLERRDVVEALVAQLRPRPDERAR